From the genome of Saccharomyces eubayanus strain FM1318 chromosome X, whole genome shotgun sequence, one region includes:
- the GYP6 gene encoding GTPase-activating protein GYP6: MKDVLEWAIDHYETRDQLIQKGIWKGELYRGSIFEESSRGWLWKALLLYDENNSGLLADNSKDRDVNQFGLVPVPILTDEEENDEGKKNSGNVPERVLHSNVSSSLGIRRLTPIEAVDNHPLSGNKTKASSSNKGAPKAREDNPLTLRETLEIIDLDLSRIMLDDIFQEPRVHAQMRQLLYNYLLIHKNEQLQYKQGFHEILSVIYLQLYHGSDVDNINLQNVLIIFNKLMNQIEPIFYNEENLINWDKTVFTKIFKICLPDLFTKIFYQPAKSGNGRKKGANYLVHSNLIWLIRWTRLLFLRELPLKKVLIVWDHVLTFNYPLEIFIACFVITLFLSIYDELHDLVNQDDYEQSNNNDEFIELILHFKKNFQKEHASTNDESFLELCKITGNLCELWYGKNHADMRLICDTFINTNFGIKTGDILSMETAKLTIDPNRQSLESKLKERVRQTLLKNKKK; this comes from the coding sequence ATGAAGGATGTCTTAGAATGGGCAATTGACCACTACGAGACACGAGATCAGCTGATCCAGAAGGGCATTTGGAAAGGTGAACTGTACCGCGGatccatttttgaagagagCAGCAGAGGCTGGCTCTGGAAGGCGTTGCTTTTGTATGATGAGAATAACAGCGGCCTGCTGGCCGACAATTCTAAGGACCGGGACGTTAACCAGTTCGGCTTGGTGCCCGTGCCGATACTGACGGATGAGGAGGAAAACGATGAGGGCAAGAAGAATAGCGGAAACGTGCCTGAAAGGGTCTTGCACTCTAACGTCTCGTCTTCGCTCGGGATCAGACGGCTGACTCCCATCGAGGCTGTCGACAACCATCCCCTGTCCGGCAACAAGACTAAAGCTAGTTCTTCCAACAAGGGCGCGCCCAAGGCGCGGGAGGACAATCCATTGACACTAAGGGAAACGCTGGAAATTATAGACTTGGACCTTTCAAGAATAATGCTCGACGATATATTCCAGGAACCCAGAGTTCATGCTCAAATGAGACAGCTTCTATACAACTATCTTCTCATCCATAAAAACGAACAACTGCAGTACAAGCAAGGGTTCCACGAAATATTAAGCGTTATTTATCTGCAGCTATACCATGGCAGCGACGTCGATAATATCAATCTTCAGAACGTGCTgatcatcttcaataaGCTAATGAACCAGATCGAACCGATTTTTTATAACGAGGAAAACCTGATCAACTGGGATAAGACAGTATTCACCAAGATCTTCAAGATATGTTTGCCTGATTTATTTACCAAGATCTTCTACCAGCCGGCAAAATCCGGCAACGGGAGGAAGAAAGGCGCAAACTACTTGGTTCATTCGAACTTAATCTGGCTAATCCGGTGGACGAGGCTGCTGTTCTTGAGAGAGCTGCCCTTAAAGAAAGTACTGATTGTCTGGGACCATGTCTTGACGTTTAACTATCCATTAGAAATTTTCATCGCATGCTTCGTCATCACTCTCTTCTTATCCATATACGACGAACTGCACGACCTCGTGAACCAAGACGACTACGAACAATCCaacaataatgatgaattcATCGAACTGATTTTgcatttcaagaaaaatttccaaaaggaACACGCCAGTACAAATGACGAGAGCTTCTTAGAACTCTGTAAAATTACGGGCAATTTATGCGAATTGTGGTACGGGAAAAACCATGCGGATATGCGGCTGATCTGTGATACCTTTATCAATACGAATTTCGGCATCAAAACTGGCGATATCCTGAGCATGGAAACCGCGAAATTGACTATTGACCCCAACAGACAATCACTAGAAAGTAAGCTGAAAGAAAGGGTGAGGCAAAcactattgaaaaacaaaaaaaagtaa